In the genome of Segatella copri, one region contains:
- a CDS encoding NTF2 fold immunity protein → MVKVTCKIGFYFLLGAIAGTVIGLYINMRRTPAEKSIPKIVHLKESEEKMCFSMEKDSLFCSDSSLRRFGKELINTSEVAAQIGICYLNDIYGKDVIKEEIPFNIIEFQHSWLMEGSLPPNSFGDAASIYIAKKDGMVIHYMHGE, encoded by the coding sequence ATGGTAAAAGTAACATGTAAAATAGGATTTTATTTCTTATTAGGAGCAATAGCTGGTACTGTTATCGGATTATATATAAATATGAGACGTACTCCAGCAGAAAAGAGTATTCCTAAAATTGTACATTTAAAAGAAAGTGAAGAAAAAATGTGCTTTAGTATGGAGAAAGATTCTCTTTTCTGTTCAGACTCTTCATTAAGAAGATTCGGAAAAGAGCTTATTAATACATCTGAGGTAGCAGCCCAAATAGGCATTTGCTACCTAAATGACATTTATGGCAAAGATGTCATAAAGGAGGAAATTCCTTTCAACATTATAGAGTTTCAACATAGCTGGCTGATGGAGGGAAGCTTACCACCAAACAGTTTCGGTGATGCCGCCTCTATTTATATAGCTAAAAAAGATGGAATGGTTATACACTATATGCATGGGGAGTGA
- a CDS encoding carbohydrate kinase family protein — METKNLDTKYCVGLGEILFDVLPTGSQLGGAPANFAYHAGQHGLHSVAVSAVGKDALGDTALRLLDEKKLKYVMPEVDFPTGTVQVQLDKEGVPTYDIKQNVAWDNIPFTDDIKEIAANAGAVCWGSLAQRSEVSRKTIYTFLDHTPEDCLKIFDINLRQNFYTPEVITESLKRCNVLKINDEELITIGRLFGYPGLDIENKCWLILGKYNLDMLVLTCGVNGSYVFAPGVKSFQETPKVEVADTVGAGDSFTGTFCASILKGKSIQEAHELAVKVSAYVCTQNGAMPVIPEEYTK; from the coding sequence ATGGAAACAAAGAATTTAGATACAAAATATTGTGTAGGTTTGGGTGAGATTCTTTTTGATGTTCTCCCTACAGGTTCTCAACTCGGCGGTGCTCCTGCCAACTTCGCTTACCACGCAGGTCAGCATGGTTTGCATTCTGTAGCCGTGAGTGCTGTGGGCAAGGATGCTCTGGGCGATACAGCTCTCCGTCTGCTCGACGAGAAGAAGCTCAAGTATGTGATGCCTGAGGTAGATTTCCCTACTGGTACCGTTCAGGTGCAGCTCGACAAGGAGGGTGTTCCTACTTACGATATCAAGCAGAATGTGGCTTGGGATAACATCCCATTCACCGATGATATCAAGGAAATTGCTGCCAATGCTGGTGCTGTTTGCTGGGGCTCTCTGGCTCAGCGCAGTGAGGTTAGCCGCAAGACCATCTATACATTCCTTGATCATACTCCAGAAGATTGCTTGAAAATCTTCGATATCAATCTCCGTCAGAACTTCTATACTCCAGAGGTGATTACCGAGAGCTTGAAGCGCTGCAATGTTTTGAAGATCAACGATGAGGAGTTGATTACCATCGGCCGTCTCTTCGGTTATCCTGGTTTGGACATCGAGAACAAGTGCTGGTTGATTCTCGGCAAGTACAATCTCGATATGCTCGTGTTGACCTGCGGTGTAAACGGCAGCTATGTATTTGCTCCAGGTGTGAAGTCATTCCAGGAGACTCCAAAGGTTGAGGTGGCTGATACCGTGGGTGCAGGTGATAGCTTCACCGGAACCTTCTGTGCCAGCATCCTGAAGGGCAAGAGCATCCAGGAGGCACACGAACTTGCTGTTAAGGTAAGTGCATACGTTTGCACCCAGAATGGTGCAATGCCTGTTATCCCTGAGGAATATACTAAGTAA
- a CDS encoding fumarate hydratase: MAKTPDFKYAPMFQIGEDKTEYRLISKEGVSTAEFEGKTILKVSKEALTLLAQQGFHDVEFKLRREHNLQVAKILSDPEASENDKYVALQFLRNAETAVKGILPFCQDTGTAIIHGEKGQRVWTDFEDEEALSLGVYNTFTQDNLRYSQNAPLNMYDEVNTRCNLPAQIDIEATEGDEYRFVMVAKGGGSANKTYFYPMTKATIQNEGTLLPFLVEKMKSLGTAACPPYHIAFVIGGTSAEKNLLTVKLASIKYYDELPTTGDETGRAFRDIDLENKLLEEAHKIGLGAQFGGKYLAHDIRVIRLPRHGASCPIGMGVSCSADRNIKAKINKDGIWLEKMDENPTELIPEELRNPGEGTKGIEIDLDKGIDAVRAELSKYPVSTRVNLKGTIIVARDIAHAKLKARLDAGEEMPEYFKNHPILYAGPAKTPEGYPCGSMGPTTANRMDPYVDEFQDHGASLVMIAKGNRGDVVTEACKKHGGFYLGTIGGVAAVLSKSSIKSIECVEYPELGMEAIWKITVEDFPAFILVDDKGNDFFKQLKPWTPCTECQK, encoded by the coding sequence ATGGCAAAAACTCCAGATTTTAAGTATGCTCCAATGTTCCAGATTGGAGAGGACAAGACTGAGTATCGCCTTATCTCTAAGGAAGGCGTAAGCACAGCAGAGTTCGAGGGTAAGACTATCCTCAAGGTTTCTAAGGAAGCTCTTACCTTGCTGGCTCAGCAGGGTTTCCACGACGTAGAGTTCAAGCTCCGTCGTGAGCACAACCTCCAGGTGGCTAAGATCCTCAGCGACCCAGAGGCTTCAGAGAACGACAAGTATGTTGCTCTCCAGTTCCTCCGCAATGCAGAGACTGCCGTTAAGGGCATCCTCCCATTCTGCCAGGATACAGGTACTGCTATCATCCACGGTGAGAAGGGTCAGCGCGTATGGACCGATTTCGAGGACGAAGAGGCTCTGAGCCTGGGTGTTTACAACACCTTTACACAGGACAACCTGCGTTACTCTCAGAACGCTCCTCTCAATATGTATGATGAGGTGAACACCCGTTGCAACCTGCCTGCTCAGATTGATATCGAGGCTACAGAGGGCGACGAGTACCGCTTCGTAATGGTTGCCAAGGGTGGTGGCTCTGCCAACAAGACCTACTTCTACCCTATGACCAAGGCTACTATCCAGAACGAGGGTACACTGCTCCCATTCCTCGTAGAGAAGATGAAGAGTCTGGGTACAGCTGCATGTCCTCCTTACCACATCGCCTTCGTCATCGGTGGTACTTCTGCTGAGAAGAACCTCCTTACCGTGAAGTTGGCTTCTATCAAGTACTACGACGAGTTGCCTACAACAGGTGATGAGACTGGTCGTGCCTTCCGTGACATCGACTTGGAGAACAAGCTCCTTGAAGAGGCTCACAAGATTGGTCTGGGTGCACAGTTCGGTGGTAAGTATCTGGCTCACGATATCCGTGTCATCCGTTTGCCTCGTCACGGCGCAAGCTGCCCTATCGGTATGGGTGTAAGCTGCTCTGCCGACCGTAACATCAAGGCTAAGATCAACAAGGACGGTATCTGGTTGGAGAAGATGGACGAGAATCCAACAGAGTTGATTCCTGAGGAGCTCCGCAACCCAGGTGAGGGTACAAAGGGTATCGAGATCGACCTCGACAAGGGTATCGACGCAGTACGTGCCGAGTTGAGCAAGTATCCAGTAAGCACCCGTGTTAATTTGAAGGGTACCATCATCGTAGCTCGTGACATCGCTCATGCTAAGCTCAAGGCTCGCTTGGATGCTGGTGAGGAGATGCCAGAGTACTTCAAGAACCACCCTATCCTCTATGCTGGTCCAGCCAAGACTCCAGAGGGCTATCCATGTGGCTCTATGGGACCTACCACAGCCAACCGTATGGACCCATACGTAGATGAGTTCCAGGATCACGGCGCTAGCTTGGTAATGATTGCCAAGGGTAACCGTGGCGATGTTGTTACAGAGGCTTGCAAGAAGCACGGTGGTTTCTACCTCGGTACCATCGGTGGTGTAGCAGCCGTTCTCTCTAAGAGTTCTATCAAGAGCATCGAGTGCGTAGAGTATCCAGAACTTGGTATGGAGGCAATCTGGAAGATTACCGTAGAGGACTTCCCAGCATTCATCCTCGTAGATGACAAGGGCAACGACTTCTTCAAGCAGTTGAAGCCTTGGACTCCTTGCACAGAGTGCCAGAAGTAA
- a CDS encoding transposase, giving the protein MNTGLDQYMDIFKDAVEDSAAKLTKSFEKILIEVIILFMVIPRKINFTQMGRYGSHVEQTYRNAFGLKKSKSIDWLKLNVSLAKRFFGKQGRWAIAIDPSYISKAGKKTPHIGRFWSGCAQSVKHGLEIMGIGLIDIDAKDCMMLKAHQSLSNKELSLRNKTMVDFYISVIKRYRKELLKLSTLIVADAYFSTSTFVNGIKKEGFSLISRFRDNACLFYVYAGPRTGKRGRPKTKDGKIDMKNLDLTRMEKMEMKDIEGTAYTLIAYSKALRCKVRLVIWQMPNGKKKLFFSTDTSLSGEEVLLYYRTRFQIEFCFRDAKGYTGLMDCQARDKWKLDFAFNASFTSLNVAKVTMKEMGMEYSMSSFKSLMTNIYLVKRIFKASGYTPNRTLISKIFKDLSCLQRIAA; this is encoded by the coding sequence ATGAATACAGGACTTGACCAATATATGGATATCTTTAAAGATGCAGTTGAAGATTCGGCTGCAAAGTTAACAAAAAGTTTCGAGAAAATACTCATCGAGGTGATAATTTTGTTCATGGTAATACCAAGAAAGATAAATTTCACCCAAATGGGGAGGTATGGCTCGCATGTTGAGCAAACCTATCGCAACGCATTCGGCTTAAAAAAGTCGAAAAGCATTGACTGGCTCAAACTTAATGTCTCACTTGCCAAGCGCTTCTTTGGTAAACAGGGAAGATGGGCTATTGCCATTGATCCCAGCTACATCAGCAAAGCTGGCAAGAAGACTCCACATATCGGTCGTTTTTGGTCGGGATGTGCACAGTCTGTTAAACATGGTCTCGAAATCATGGGTATTGGCCTCATTGATATTGATGCCAAAGACTGCATGATGTTAAAAGCACACCAGTCGCTAAGTAATAAAGAACTGAGTCTTAGAAACAAGACTATGGTAGATTTCTATATCAGCGTCATTAAGCGTTACCGCAAGGAACTTCTTAAACTCTCAACCCTCATAGTTGCAGATGCTTACTTCTCTACAAGTACATTTGTTAATGGGATAAAGAAAGAAGGGTTCTCTTTGATAAGCCGCTTTCGTGACAATGCTTGTCTCTTTTATGTCTATGCTGGTCCACGTACTGGAAAACGTGGTCGCCCCAAGACCAAGGATGGCAAGATTGATATGAAGAATCTTGACCTCACTCGAATGGAGAAGATGGAGATGAAAGATATAGAAGGAACAGCTTATACTTTGATAGCCTATTCCAAGGCACTCAGGTGTAAAGTTAGACTTGTCATCTGGCAGATGCCGAATGGCAAGAAGAAACTATTCTTCTCTACAGACACCTCACTTTCGGGTGAAGAAGTACTTCTTTATTATAGAACCAGGTTCCAGATCGAATTTTGCTTTCGTGACGCCAAAGGCTATACTGGTCTTATGGACTGCCAGGCTCGCGATAAGTGGAAACTCGATTTTGCTTTCAATGCTTCGTTCACATCACTAAATGTTGCCAAGGTAACTATGAAGGAGATGGGAATGGAATATTCTATGTCTTCATTCAAGTCACTGATGACCAATATTTATCTGGTGAAACGAATTTTTAAAGCAAGCGGGTACACCCCGAACCGAACTTTAATTAGCAAGATTTTCAAAGATCTCTCGTGCTTACAGCGTATAGCTGCTTAG
- a CDS encoding DUF4980 domain-containing protein: MKKIFISALVALCGFTASYAQQASFLSNNHCLYRISQESQNQKCLLLPVQESAEMANIKVIADNKQVKAFNVKLAKDHVDYYVPLYMNEFAGLKGLALDIHVNGDYSKEGLNALTCWENMKFSDSFDMKNREQYRPVFHHTPAYGWMNDPNGMFYKDGVWNLYFQYNPYGSQWENMTWGHSTSTDLVHWKFQGAPIRPDAIGTIFSGSAVVDKNNTAGLGKGAVVALYTSAGENQTQSMAYSTDNGKTFTKYEGNPIITSNVPDFRDPHMFWNEDIKKWNMIMAVGQHMEIYSSDNLKDWKYESSFGEKYGNHGGVWECPDLMKMKVRGTGKEKWMLICNINPGGPSGGSATQYFIGDFDGHKFTCDSKPEVTKWMDYGKDHYATVSFDNAPNGRRVAIAWMSNWQYANQVPTQQYRSGNSIPRDLGLFEYKGETYCSVVPSPEMTAARSKKAGKKLTASCEMVVNLKGNATITLSNDKGEKVVMNYDAKAETFSMDRTKSGKMDFSKDFVAVTKAPTYGNISQLRIFIDKSSIEALDADGKMSMTNLVFPSKPYNKVTVKGKGKYQIYDIK, translated from the coding sequence ATGAAAAAGATATTTATTTCAGCGCTTGTCGCTCTTTGCGGTTTCACCGCCAGTTATGCCCAGCAGGCTTCCTTCTTGAGCAATAACCACTGTCTCTATCGCATCAGCCAGGAGAGTCAGAACCAGAAGTGTCTCTTGCTCCCTGTGCAGGAGAGTGCGGAGATGGCCAACATCAAGGTGATTGCCGATAACAAGCAGGTGAAAGCCTTCAATGTGAAGTTGGCTAAAGACCACGTAGATTATTACGTGCCTCTCTATATGAATGAGTTTGCCGGTTTGAAGGGCCTGGCTCTCGATATCCATGTAAACGGCGATTATAGCAAGGAGGGTTTGAACGCCCTCACTTGCTGGGAGAACATGAAGTTCTCTGATTCTTTCGATATGAAGAATCGTGAACAGTATCGCCCAGTTTTCCATCACACTCCTGCTTACGGATGGATGAACGACCCAAATGGTATGTTCTATAAGGATGGCGTATGGAATCTCTACTTCCAGTATAATCCTTACGGATCACAGTGGGAGAATATGACCTGGGGACATTCTACTTCCACCGACTTGGTACATTGGAAGTTCCAGGGTGCCCCTATTCGGCCAGATGCAATTGGTACCATTTTCAGCGGTTCTGCCGTTGTGGATAAGAATAATACCGCTGGTTTGGGCAAGGGTGCTGTTGTGGCTCTCTACACTTCGGCTGGTGAGAACCAGACACAGAGCATGGCTTACAGTACAGATAATGGCAAGACCTTTACCAAATATGAGGGAAATCCGATCATCACCAGCAATGTGCCTGATTTCCGTGACCCTCACATGTTCTGGAACGAGGACATCAAGAAATGGAATATGATCATGGCGGTTGGTCAGCACATGGAAATCTATTCTTCAGATAACTTGAAGGACTGGAAATACGAAAGCTCTTTCGGTGAGAAGTATGGCAATCATGGCGGTGTTTGGGAATGCCCAGACCTGATGAAGATGAAGGTTCGTGGCACCGGTAAGGAGAAGTGGATGCTTATCTGCAACATTAACCCAGGCGGTCCATCCGGTGGTTCAGCAACCCAGTATTTCATAGGTGATTTCGACGGACACAAGTTTACTTGCGACAGCAAGCCAGAGGTAACCAAGTGGATGGATTACGGTAAGGACCACTATGCCACAGTTTCCTTTGACAATGCTCCAAACGGTCGCCGTGTGGCTATCGCCTGGATGAGCAACTGGCAGTATGCCAACCAGGTTCCTACTCAGCAGTACCGTTCAGGCAACTCTATTCCTCGCGACTTAGGTCTCTTTGAATATAAGGGTGAAACTTATTGCAGCGTGGTTCCTTCTCCAGAGATGACAGCAGCAAGAAGCAAGAAGGCAGGCAAGAAACTTACAGCATCTTGCGAGATGGTAGTGAATCTGAAGGGAAATGCTACTATCACTTTGAGCAACGACAAGGGCGAGAAGGTAGTGATGAACTACGATGCCAAGGCAGAAACTTTCTCAATGGATAGAACCAAGAGCGGTAAGATGGATTTCAGCAAGGACTTCGTTGCAGTCACCAAGGCTCCAACCTACGGCAATATCAGCCAGCTGCGCATCTTCATCGATAAGAGCAGCATCGAGGCTCTTGATGCTGACGGCAAGATGTCCATGACCAATCTCGTGTTCCCAAGCAAGCCTTACAACAAGGTTACTGTAAAGGGAAAGGGTAAGTATCAGATTTACGACATCAAGTAA
- a CDS encoding MFS transporter: MNKSSKLSIIPVMLCFFAMGFVDLVGIASNYVKEDLNLNDSTANLFPSLVFFWFLIFSVPTGILMNKIGRKKTVLLSLLVTVISLLLPIFGENFEMMLVSFSLLGIGNALMQTSLNPLVSVVTSGKNLASTLTFGQFVKAIASFLAPYIAMWGAMASIPTFGLGWRVLFPIYMIIGIAATFFLAGTPIEEEKNEGKASGFGECFKLLGKPIVLLSFIGIMCHVGIDVGTNTTAPKILMERLGWTLNEAAFATSLYFIFRTIGCFTGTAFLRMMKTRTFFVISVVMMALSMIGMWIGESKTMLYIAIALVGYGNSNVFSMIFSQALLALPDKKNEVSGLMIMGLFGGTIFPLFMGFASDTFGQVGAVAVMAVGVVYLFTYIRKL, translated from the coding sequence ATGAATAAATCATCAAAATTATCAATTATCCCGGTGATGCTCTGTTTCTTCGCCATGGGATTTGTAGATTTGGTAGGTATCGCCTCCAACTACGTAAAGGAAGATCTCAACCTCAATGATTCGACAGCCAATCTGTTTCCATCCCTGGTATTCTTCTGGTTTCTCATCTTCTCGGTTCCTACGGGAATCCTGATGAATAAGATAGGTAGAAAGAAGACAGTACTTCTGTCTTTGCTTGTTACCGTTATCTCCCTCCTTTTGCCCATCTTTGGCGAAAACTTCGAAATGATGCTCGTGTCATTCTCATTGCTCGGCATCGGAAATGCATTGATGCAGACTTCCCTGAACCCGCTGGTTTCTGTGGTAACATCAGGTAAGAACCTGGCATCCACATTGACCTTCGGTCAGTTTGTCAAGGCCATTGCTTCCTTCCTGGCTCCATACATCGCTATGTGGGGCGCCATGGCAAGCATTCCAACCTTCGGTTTGGGCTGGAGAGTTCTCTTCCCAATCTATATGATTATCGGAATCGCAGCCACCTTCTTCCTGGCTGGTACGCCTATCGAAGAAGAGAAGAACGAGGGTAAGGCTTCCGGTTTCGGTGAGTGCTTCAAGTTGCTCGGCAAACCTATCGTGCTGCTTTCCTTCATCGGTATCATGTGCCATGTGGGCATCGATGTAGGTACCAACACCACTGCTCCTAAGATTCTGATGGAGCGCTTGGGATGGACGCTGAACGAGGCAGCCTTCGCTACATCGCTCTACTTTATTTTCCGTACCATCGGATGTTTCACCGGTACAGCCTTCCTCCGCATGATGAAGACCCGCACATTCTTCGTTATCAGCGTAGTGATGATGGCTCTGAGTATGATTGGCATGTGGATAGGAGAGAGCAAGACGATGCTCTATATCGCTATCGCCCTCGTGGGATACGGCAACTCTAACGTCTTCTCCATGATTTTCTCTCAGGCTTTGCTTGCTTTGCCTGATAAGAAGAATGAGGTGAGTGGATTGATGATCATGGGTCTTTTCGGTGGTACCATCTTCCCATTGTTCATGGGATTCGCCAGCGATACATTCGGCCAGGTAGGTGCCGTGGCAGTCATGGCAGTAGGTGTAGTTTATCTCTTTACTTATATCCGCAAGTTATAA
- a CDS encoding M16 family metallopeptidase, whose translation MTLKHVLMAAILMGSLNATAKDYHYTTVAGDAMKTRIYTLDNGLKVYMSVNKEKPRLQANIAVKTGSRNDPAETTGLAHYLEHLMFKGTQKFGTIDHAKEKPYLDEITRRYESYRKLTDPAQRKQAYHEIDSISQLAAKYNIPNEYDKLMASIGSQGTNAYTSNDVTCYVENIPNNEIENWAKVQSDRFQNMVIRGFHTELEAVYEEKNISMASDNTKEFAALWKLLTPTHPYGTQTTIGEQEHLKNPSIINIQNYFHRYYVPNNVAICMSGDFDPDQTIAIIDKYFGSWKKSDNLSRPEFSAQPDLTAVKDTAVVGKDAENVMLAWKFKGANDKENDVLDVISEMLTNGKAGLMEVDLEQQMKIAAASAFIYGLHDYSAFIVAGTPNKDQKLEEARALLLDEMAKLRRGEFDNDLLPSVIANKKLNYYKSLDDNEERTNIMVDAFINDQKWEDVASKLDRQSKLTKQDIVDFANKYLRDDNFVCVYKRMGEDTTLKKIEKPAITPIPANREYESDFVKEIKNAQVPDIQPQFLDFKKDLTVTKTSKKLPLIYKQNTQDDLFNLTFRYEFGDEDDIRYSYAAQYLNYIGTDKKSVSAIKQAFYKLACNYSIVQSAKTLQISLNGLNENLPAALNLMEEILHHAKADKNSWNQFIDLIEKMQTDAKANQKSNFSYLWAYSTYGAYNPTRNAIKTADLRKMDPQELVNLLGGLNNMEHTVTYYGPYSEKQLNAMLAKEHKTAKKLAAVPEGKEYKMEEIKQNEIYIAPYEAKNIYLRYYQNEGKKSSVNDEALVSLFNEYFGGGMNAIVFQELRETRGLAYNAWASYLTPTRKDEKDYFVKHIISQTDKMMDCIHVFDEITNNLPQNEASFNLAKQSLMKSIQSRRITKDGVINAYLNAKLMGIDYDATKLYYEQIPSLTLQDVTNFEKQNIVGKPHRIIILGDEKNLDMKSLEKIAPIKRLSQEEIFGY comes from the coding sequence ATGACTTTAAAACATGTATTGATGGCGGCTATCCTGATGGGAAGCCTCAACGCCACAGCCAAGGATTATCATTACACCACCGTAGCAGGTGATGCCATGAAAACCCGCATCTATACCCTCGACAACGGACTGAAGGTGTATATGTCGGTGAACAAGGAGAAGCCACGTTTGCAGGCTAATATCGCCGTGAAGACCGGTTCAAGAAACGATCCTGCAGAAACCACGGGTCTAGCCCACTACCTGGAGCACCTGATGTTTAAGGGTACCCAGAAATTCGGCACCATCGACCACGCTAAGGAGAAGCCATATCTCGACGAGATTACCCGCCGATATGAGAGCTACCGCAAGCTCACCGATCCTGCCCAGCGCAAGCAGGCTTACCACGAGATAGACTCCATCTCGCAGCTGGCTGCCAAATACAACATCCCTAACGAGTATGACAAGCTGATGGCGAGCATCGGAAGCCAGGGCACCAATGCCTATACTTCCAACGACGTGACCTGCTATGTGGAGAATATCCCGAACAATGAGATTGAGAACTGGGCAAAGGTGCAGAGCGACCGATTCCAGAACATGGTAATCCGCGGTTTCCACACCGAGCTGGAGGCTGTGTATGAGGAGAAGAACATCTCGATGGCAAGCGACAACACCAAGGAGTTTGCTGCCCTCTGGAAACTTCTTACCCCTACCCACCCTTACGGCACCCAGACCACCATCGGCGAGCAGGAGCATCTGAAGAATCCTAGCATCATCAATATCCAGAACTATTTCCACCGCTACTATGTGCCAAACAATGTGGCCATCTGCATGTCGGGCGATTTCGACCCAGACCAGACCATCGCCATCATCGACAAGTACTTCGGATCATGGAAGAAGAGCGACAACCTCTCACGTCCTGAGTTCAGTGCACAGCCAGACCTCACAGCCGTGAAGGATACAGCCGTGGTGGGCAAGGATGCAGAAAACGTGATGCTTGCCTGGAAGTTCAAGGGAGCCAACGACAAGGAAAACGATGTGCTCGACGTAATCAGCGAAATGCTGACCAACGGAAAGGCAGGATTGATGGAGGTAGATTTGGAGCAGCAGATGAAGATAGCTGCAGCCAGTGCCTTTATCTATGGTCTGCACGATTACTCAGCCTTCATCGTAGCCGGTACTCCTAACAAGGACCAGAAGCTGGAAGAGGCTCGTGCCCTGCTCCTGGACGAGATGGCGAAGCTGCGCCGTGGCGAGTTCGACAACGACCTGCTGCCTTCGGTTATCGCCAACAAGAAGCTGAACTACTACAAGAGTCTGGACGACAACGAGGAGCGTACCAACATCATGGTGGATGCCTTCATCAACGACCAGAAATGGGAAGATGTAGCCAGCAAGCTCGACCGACAGAGCAAGCTGACCAAGCAGGACATCGTTGACTTTGCCAACAAGTATCTGCGCGACGACAATTTCGTCTGCGTTTATAAGAGAATGGGCGAAGATACTACCCTGAAGAAGATAGAGAAGCCAGCCATCACTCCTATCCCAGCCAACCGCGAGTATGAGAGTGACTTCGTGAAGGAAATCAAGAATGCCCAGGTGCCAGACATCCAGCCTCAATTCCTCGACTTCAAGAAAGACCTCACGGTTACCAAGACCAGCAAGAAGCTGCCGCTCATCTACAAGCAGAACACCCAGGACGACCTCTTCAACCTCACCTTCCGCTATGAGTTTGGTGATGAAGACGACATCCGCTACAGCTATGCAGCGCAGTATCTCAACTATATCGGCACCGACAAGAAGAGTGTATCAGCCATCAAGCAGGCATTCTACAAGCTGGCTTGCAACTACAGCATCGTACAGAGTGCCAAGACCCTCCAGATCAGTCTGAATGGTCTGAACGAGAATCTTCCTGCTGCCCTCAACCTGATGGAGGAAATCCTGCACCATGCCAAGGCTGACAAGAACTCCTGGAACCAGTTTATCGACCTCATCGAGAAGATGCAGACCGATGCCAAGGCTAACCAGAAGTCGAACTTCAGCTATCTCTGGGCATACAGCACATACGGTGCCTACAACCCAACCCGCAATGCCATCAAGACAGCCGACCTGCGCAAGATGGACCCACAGGAACTCGTGAACCTGCTGGGCGGACTGAACAACATGGAGCACACCGTAACCTACTACGGTCCATACAGCGAGAAGCAGTTGAACGCCATGCTTGCCAAGGAGCACAAGACAGCCAAGAAGCTCGCCGCCGTGCCAGAGGGCAAGGAGTATAAGATGGAAGAAATCAAGCAGAACGAGATTTACATTGCTCCATACGAGGCAAAGAACATCTATCTGCGCTACTACCAGAACGAGGGCAAGAAGAGCAGCGTGAATGACGAGGCACTGGTTTCTCTCTTCAACGAGTACTTCGGTGGCGGCATGAATGCCATCGTCTTCCAGGAACTCCGCGAAACCCGCGGTCTGGCTTACAATGCATGGGCATCTTACCTCACTCCTACCCGAAAGGATGAGAAGGATTACTTCGTGAAGCACATCATCTCTCAGACCGACAAGATGATGGACTGCATCCACGTGTTTGATGAAATCACCAACAACCTGCCACAGAACGAGGCATCATTCAACCTCGCCAAGCAGAGTCTGATGAAGTCAATCCAGAGCCGCCGCATAACGAAGGATGGCGTTATCAATGCCTACCTCAACGCCAAGCTGATGGGTATCGACTATGATGCCACCAAGCTCTACTACGAGCAGATTCCATCGCTCACCCTGCAGGATGTGACCAACTTCGAGAAGCAGAACATCGTGGGCAAGCCTCATCGCATCATCATTCTTGGTGACGAGAAGAATCTCGACATGAAGAGCCTGGAGAAGATTGCGCCAATCAAGCGTCTCTCTCAGGAAGAGATCTTCGGCTATTAA